A section of the Streptomyces sp. CG1 genome encodes:
- a CDS encoding nitrate- and nitrite sensing domain-containing protein has protein sequence MQGRFKRDGSASAEPESHDGTGPMKGSPSPQHAQNPAPSGDGGQRSGRPGVSSPTASTGSGTTGATPAPTVKPTKGPSGPGSRVALRNWRISTRLVSLLALPVVAATSLGALRIDQNINDIQQLDNMKLLTDMTKQATELAAALQEERDQSAGPLAHGLSANDYTVKGYEDKTDRARENFLNASEQIDSASKNGNLQGVRDALVGLANQLDDLAKIRKTAFKANGNSTQTIESYHRLITQLISLSQDMAEASSNPEMISRTRALAAFSTAKEYASVQRATIAAALPSTNTTKGDLSENDRLYGQSAYQSENSEIAIFRKIYASNNAEELLKPIDEGNPTIESADTYAKRVFDSRDGIQTLNARSYKDWVDDSSTKIEQMKKIEHTLLEDMEQKARELKSATQQDAIISGALILLVLGVSLVGAFVVARSMIRSLRRLQETATKVAQERLPELVKQLSESDPQDVDTSVESVGVHSRDEIGQVAAAFDDVHREAVRLAAEQALLRGNVNAMFTNLSRRSQGLIQRQLSLISELESREADPDQLSSLFKLDHLATRMRRNGENLLVLAGEEPGRRWTRPVPLVDVLRAAASEVEQYERIELASVPTTEVAGRVVNDLVHLLAELLENATSFSSPQTKVKVTGHALPDGRVLIEIHDTGIGLSPEDLAAINERLASPPTVDVSVSRRMGLFVVGRLSQRHGIRIQLRPSDSGGTTALVMLPVDVAQGGKKPAPGKPGAPGTGGPAAAQAAAGAAAARRQTGNGGALGGAPAGGGLLGAGPAPRGQVGAGQGPRAALPGAGQGGRPGAPGGARGPQGGPQQGRPLPAGAGAGGFGGQAPGAPQGMTTASPGGPQQDAFGGRGPQRPGSDQGRRPQLSPRGGPRAELPGGDQPRTPDWGDTQAPLSRASLDTPRGHDEQGPAHTSRMPRIDDRQGPGSTAEIPRIDDQGPSATGQFPRPEPTGLGGPQTTGQFARPENPQQTGQFARPDGPQQTGQFTRPDSPQQTGEFARPDASELPGRYDLPGAGQQDSGQFVRSDVFGTPASRPDDLPRNTGPDSGQNTGQFAAPQGFDGGYDAGSTGQHALPGRQDPAHTGQFERPQQRPAHREPEALPPANGPVDGRTPLYDTLETNWFHGGSQEGAPAPAQPQQPQAPAPQRGVGGNQNGNGGNNNANGNGSATGSWRTSPNDELVRQAERVRQPAAGGVTTSGLPRRVPRANLVPGTAQQQQHQAGPQVSRAPDDVRGRLTNLRRGIAQGRQAGSGQTGSYPSPTHQQER, from the coding sequence GTGCAGGGACGTTTCAAGAGGGATGGCAGCGCCTCGGCGGAGCCGGAGTCGCACGACGGGACTGGCCCCATGAAGGGCAGCCCCTCGCCCCAGCACGCCCAGAACCCGGCCCCGTCCGGGGACGGCGGTCAGCGCAGCGGACGCCCCGGCGTGTCGTCCCCGACCGCCTCCACCGGGTCGGGCACCACCGGCGCCACCCCCGCGCCGACCGTGAAGCCCACCAAGGGCCCGAGCGGCCCCGGTTCGCGGGTGGCCCTGCGCAACTGGCGCATCTCCACGCGTCTGGTGTCGCTGCTCGCGCTGCCCGTGGTCGCGGCGACCTCGCTGGGCGCGCTGCGCATCGACCAGAACATCAACGACATCCAGCAGCTCGACAACATGAAGCTGCTGACGGACATGACCAAGCAGGCCACCGAGCTGGCCGCCGCGCTCCAGGAGGAGCGCGACCAGTCCGCCGGTCCCCTGGCGCACGGCCTGAGCGCGAACGACTACACGGTCAAGGGCTACGAGGACAAGACCGACCGGGCCCGCGAGAACTTCCTCAACGCCTCCGAGCAGATCGACTCGGCCAGCAAGAACGGCAACCTCCAGGGCGTGCGTGACGCGCTGGTCGGTCTCGCCAACCAGCTGGACGACCTGGCCAAGATCCGCAAGACGGCGTTCAAGGCGAACGGCAACTCGACCCAGACGATCGAGTCCTACCACCGGCTGATCACCCAGCTGATCAGCCTGTCCCAGGACATGGCCGAGGCGTCCAGCAACCCGGAGATGATCTCGCGCACCCGCGCCCTGGCGGCCTTCTCCACCGCCAAGGAGTACGCCTCCGTACAGCGCGCCACGATCGCCGCCGCCCTGCCGTCGACCAACACCACCAAGGGCGACCTCTCCGAGAACGACCGCCTGTACGGCCAGTCGGCGTACCAGAGCGAGAACTCGGAAATCGCGATCTTCCGGAAGATCTACGCGAGCAACAACGCCGAGGAACTGCTCAAGCCGATCGACGAGGGCAACCCGACGATCGAGTCCGCGGACACCTACGCCAAGCGCGTCTTCGACTCCCGCGACGGCATCCAGACCCTGAACGCCCGCTCGTACAAGGACTGGGTGGACGACAGCTCGACCAAGATCGAGCAGATGAAGAAGATCGAGCACACGCTGCTCGAGGACATGGAGCAGAAGGCCCGCGAGCTGAAGAGCGCCACCCAGCAGGACGCCATCATCTCCGGTGCGCTGATCCTGCTCGTGCTCGGCGTGTCGCTGGTCGGCGCCTTCGTCGTGGCCCGCTCCATGATCCGCTCGCTGCGCCGGCTGCAGGAGACCGCGACCAAGGTCGCCCAGGAACGCCTGCCCGAGCTGGTCAAGCAGCTGTCGGAGTCCGACCCGCAGGACGTCGACACCTCCGTGGAGTCGGTCGGTGTGCACTCCCGGGACGAGATCGGCCAGGTGGCCGCGGCCTTCGACGACGTGCACCGCGAGGCGGTCCGCCTCGCCGCCGAGCAGGCCCTGCTGCGGGGCAACGTCAACGCGATGTTCACCAACCTCTCGCGTCGCTCCCAGGGCCTCATCCAGCGCCAGCTGTCGCTCATCTCCGAACTGGAGTCCCGCGAGGCCGACCCGGACCAGCTGTCCTCGCTGTTCAAGCTCGACCACCTCGCCACCCGTATGCGCCGTAACGGCGAAAACCTCCTCGTCCTCGCCGGTGAGGAGCCGGGCCGGCGCTGGACGCGCCCGGTCCCGCTGGTCGACGTGCTGCGCGCCGCCGCGTCCGAGGTGGAGCAGTACGAGCGCATCGAGCTGGCCTCCGTGCCCACCACCGAGGTCGCCGGCCGCGTCGTCAACGACCTCGTGCACCTGCTCGCCGAGCTGCTGGAGAACGCGACCTCGTTCTCCTCGCCGCAGACCAAGGTCAAGGTCACCGGTCACGCGCTGCCCGACGGCCGCGTGCTGATCGAGATCCACGACACGGGTATCGGCCTCTCCCCCGAGGACCTCGCGGCGATCAACGAGCGGCTGGCCTCGCCCCCCACCGTGGACGTCTCCGTCTCCCGCCGCATGGGCCTCTTCGTGGTCGGTCGTCTGTCCCAGCGGCACGGCATTCGCATCCAGCTGCGCCCGTCCGACTCCGGTGGTACGACCGCGCTGGTCATGCTGCCCGTGGACGTGGCCCAGGGCGGCAAGAAGCCCGCTCCGGGCAAGCCGGGCGCGCCCGGCACCGGTGGCCCCGCCGCCGCGCAGGCCGCCGCCGGTGCGGCCGCGGCCCGGCGACAGACCGGCAACGGTGGTGCCCTCGGCGGCGCCCCGGCCGGTGGCGGTCTGCTCGGTGCCGGTCCGGCCCCGCGGGGCCAGGTCGGCGCCGGTCAGGGTCCCCGGGCCGCGCTGCCCGGCGCGGGCCAGGGCGGCCGTCCCGGTGCGCCGGGCGGTGCGCGCGGTCCCCAGGGCGGTCCGCAGCAGGGCCGGCCGTTGCCCGCGGGTGCCGGTGCGGGCGGTTTCGGCGGTCAGGCGCCGGGCGCCCCGCAGGGCATGACGACCGCGAGCCCGGGCGGCCCGCAGCAGGACGCCTTCGGCGGCCGTGGCCCGCAGCGGCCCGGCTCCGACCAGGGCCGCCGGCCCCAGCTGTCGCCGCGTGGCGGCCCGCGGGCCGAGCTGCCCGGCGGTGACCAGCCGCGCACCCCGGACTGGGGCGACACCCAGGCCCCGCTGTCGCGTGCCTCGCTGGACACCCCGCGCGGCCACGACGAGCAGGGCCCGGCGCACACCTCGCGTATGCCGCGTATCGACGACCGCCAGGGTCCGGGCTCGACCGCGGAGATACCGAGGATCGACGACCAGGGTCCCTCCGCCACGGGCCAGTTCCCGCGCCCCGAACCGACCGGCCTGGGCGGCCCCCAGACCACGGGCCAGTTCGCCCGCCCGGAGAACCCGCAGCAGACGGGCCAGTTCGCGCGCCCGGACGGCCCGCAGCAGACCGGTCAGTTCACGCGTCCCGACAGCCCTCAGCAGACCGGCGAGTTCGCCCGCCCGGACGCCTCCGAGCTGCCCGGCCGGTACGACCTGCCCGGCGCCGGGCAGCAGGACTCCGGTCAGTTCGTCCGCTCCGACGTCTTCGGCACGCCGGCGTCGCGGCCGGACGACCTCCCGCGGAACACGGGCCCCGACTCGGGCCAGAACACCGGCCAGTTCGCGGCTCCGCAGGGCTTCGACGGTGGCTACGACGCCGGCTCCACCGGACAGCACGCGCTGCCCGGGCGCCAGGACCCGGCCCACACCGGCCAGTTCGAGCGCCCGCAGCAGCGTCCGGCGCACCGCGAGCCGGAGGCCCTGCCGCCGGCCAACGGTCCGGTGGACGGCCGTACCCCGCTGTACGACACGCTGGAGACCAACTGGTTCCACGGCGGTTCGCAGGAGGGCGCGCCCGCACCGGCGCAGCCCCAGCAGCCGCAGGCACCGGCTCCGCAGCGCGGCGTCGGCGGCAACCAGAACGGCAACGGCGGCAACAACAACGCAAACGGCAACGGCTCGGCCACCGGCTCCTGGCGTACCTCGCCGAACGACGAACTCGTCCGGCAGGCCGAGCGCGTCCGGCAGCCCGCCGCGGGCGGTGTCACCACCTCCGGCCTGCCGCGCCGGGTGCCCCGGGCGAACCTCGTCCCGGGCACGGCTCAGCAGCAACAGCACCAAGCCGGTCCGCAGGTCTCGCGTGCGCCCGATGACGTACGCGGACGGCTGACCAATCTCCGTCGGGGTATCGCTCAGGGCCGGCAGGCCGGCAGCGGCCAGACCGGCAGCTACCCGAGCCCCACTCACCAGCAGGAGCGTTAG
- a CDS encoding fumarylacetoacetate hydrolase family protein produces MRIARFSIDGNVAFGAVEGDKQDELVLDIIKGIPFADHELSGTKVPLSKVRLLPPILPNKVVAFGRNYADHARELGNEVPDAPFAFFKPSTSVIGPGDDIQYPPFSEELHHEAELAVVIGRMCREVPRERVKDVIFGYTCANDVTARDVQKREKQWARAKGFDTSCPLGPWVETDLDLQRANDLTIQCTVNGQQRQLGRTSEMIHPIEDLVVNISEAMTLLPGDVILTGTPAGVGPLNVGDEVAVTIEGIGTLTNKVVKRG; encoded by the coding sequence GTGCGCATCGCCAGGTTCTCCATCGACGGGAACGTCGCCTTCGGCGCGGTCGAGGGCGACAAGCAGGACGAACTCGTCCTCGACATCATCAAGGGCATCCCGTTCGCGGACCACGAGCTGTCCGGTACGAAGGTGCCGCTGAGCAAGGTCAGGCTGCTCCCGCCGATCCTCCCCAACAAGGTCGTGGCGTTCGGCCGTAACTACGCCGACCACGCGCGTGAGCTGGGCAACGAGGTGCCCGACGCCCCGTTCGCCTTCTTCAAGCCGTCCACCTCGGTGATCGGCCCCGGCGACGACATCCAGTACCCGCCGTTCTCCGAGGAACTGCACCACGAGGCCGAGCTGGCCGTCGTCATCGGGCGCATGTGCCGCGAGGTCCCGCGCGAGCGCGTCAAGGACGTCATCTTCGGCTACACCTGCGCCAACGACGTCACCGCCCGCGATGTGCAGAAGCGCGAGAAGCAGTGGGCCCGGGCCAAGGGCTTCGACACCTCCTGCCCGCTCGGCCCCTGGGTGGAGACGGACCTGGACCTTCAGCGCGCGAACGACCTGACCATCCAGTGCACGGTCAACGGTCAGCAGCGGCAACTGGGCCGCACCAGCGAGATGATCCACCCCATCGAGGACCTGGTCGTCAACATCTCCGAGGCCATGACCCTGCTCCCCGGCGACGTCATCCTCACCGGCACCCCCGCGGGGGTCGGCCCCCTGAACGTCGGCGACGAGGTCGCCGTCACCATCGAAGGCATCGGCACTCTCACCAACAAGGTTGTCAAGCGTGGCTAG
- the gltX gene encoding glutamate--tRNA ligase, producing the protein MASAPGSPVRVRFCPSPTGNPHVGLVRTALFNWAFARHHQGTLVFRIEDTDAARDSEESYNQLLDAMRWLGFDWDEGPEVGGPHAPYRQSQRMDIYADVARKLLDAGHAYHCYCSQEELDSRREAARAAGKPSGYDGHCRDLGEGQIEEYKAQGRTPIVRFRMPDETITFTDLVRGELTFTPENVPDYGIVRANGAPLYTLVNPVDDALMEITHVLRGEDLLSSTPRQIALYKALTELGIAKRTPAFGHLPYVMGEGNKKLSKRDPQSSLNLYREQGFLPEGLLNYLSLLGWSLSADQDIFTIDEMVAAFDISDVNPNPARFDLKKCEAINGDHIRMLDVKEFTERCRPWLKAPSAPWAPEDFDEAKWEAIAPHAQTRLKVLSEITDNVDFLFLAEPVEDEASWTKAMKEGSDALLRTAREKLESADWTSPESLKEAVLAAGEAHGLKLGKAQAPVRVAVTGRTVGLPLFESLEVLGKEKTLARIDAALAKLTA; encoded by the coding sequence GTGGCTAGCGCACCCGGCTCCCCCGTACGCGTCCGTTTCTGCCCCTCGCCCACCGGTAACCCGCACGTGGGCCTGGTCCGCACCGCCCTGTTCAACTGGGCGTTCGCCCGCCACCACCAGGGCACTCTGGTCTTCCGTATCGAGGACACCGACGCAGCCCGCGACTCGGAGGAGTCGTACAACCAGCTGCTCGACGCGATGCGCTGGCTCGGCTTCGACTGGGACGAGGGCCCCGAGGTCGGCGGCCCGCACGCGCCGTACCGGCAGTCGCAGCGCATGGACATCTACGCCGATGTCGCGCGGAAGCTGCTGGACGCCGGCCACGCCTACCACTGCTACTGCTCCCAGGAGGAGCTGGACAGCCGCCGCGAGGCGGCGCGGGCGGCCGGGAAGCCGTCGGGCTACGACGGCCACTGCCGCGATCTCGGTGAAGGGCAGATCGAGGAGTACAAGGCCCAGGGCCGTACCCCGATCGTCCGCTTCCGGATGCCCGACGAGACGATCACCTTCACCGACCTGGTCCGCGGCGAGCTGACCTTCACCCCGGAGAACGTGCCCGACTACGGCATCGTCCGGGCGAACGGCGCCCCGCTGTACACGCTGGTCAACCCGGTCGACGACGCCCTGATGGAGATCACCCACGTCCTGCGCGGCGAGGACCTGCTCTCCTCGACCCCGCGCCAGATCGCGCTGTACAAGGCGCTGACCGAGCTGGGCATCGCCAAGCGGACCCCGGCCTTCGGTCACCTGCCCTACGTGATGGGCGAGGGCAACAAGAAGCTCTCCAAGCGCGACCCGCAGTCGTCGCTGAACCTCTACCGCGAGCAGGGCTTCCTGCCCGAGGGCCTGCTCAACTACCTCTCCCTGCTGGGCTGGTCGCTCTCCGCGGACCAGGACATCTTCACGATCGACGAGATGGTCGCCGCGTTCGACATCTCCGACGTGAACCCCAACCCGGCGCGCTTCGACCTGAAGAAGTGCGAGGCGATCAACGGCGACCACATCCGCATGCTGGATGTGAAGGAGTTCACCGAGCGCTGCCGCCCGTGGCTGAAGGCCCCGTCCGCCCCCTGGGCGCCGGAGGACTTCGACGAGGCGAAGTGGGAGGCGATCGCCCCGCACGCCCAGACCCGCCTGAAGGTCCTCTCCGAGATCACCGACAACGTCGACTTCCTGTTCCTCGCCGAGCCGGTCGAGGACGAGGCCTCGTGGACGAAGGCGATGAAGGAGGGCAGCGACGCCCTCCTCCGCACGGCCCGCGAGAAGCTGGAGTCCGCGGACTGGACGTCTCCCGAGTCCCTCAAGGAAGCCGTCCTGGCCGCCGGCGAGGCCCACGGCCTCAAGCTCGGCAAGGCCCAGGCCCCGGTCCGCGTCGCCGTCACCGGCCGCACCGTCGGCCTGCCGCTCTTCGAGTCCCTGGAAGTCCTGGGCAAGGAGAAGACGCTGGCGCGGATCGACGCGGCGCTGGCCAAGCTCACCGCGTAA
- a CDS encoding HAD family hydrolase yields MTIRAVVWDVDDTLFDYTTADREGMRAHLVAEGLFQGYGSAEAALVRWREITDHQWARFSAGEVDFVTQRRDRTRVFLGRQLTDDEADAWFQRYIRHYEAAWSLFPDVLPVLEALSGSHRHAVLSNSSITVQEHKLRTLGLLDRFEAVLCAAELGVSKPEAGAFLAACEALNLPPRDVAYVGDHPEIDGRGAAEAGLLSVWIDRGPARSRSADGAVVHRISTLAELPALVRADTRFGAPSTFG; encoded by the coding sequence ATGACGATCAGAGCCGTGGTCTGGGACGTGGACGACACCCTCTTCGACTACACGACCGCGGACCGGGAGGGGATGCGGGCGCATCTGGTCGCCGAGGGGTTGTTCCAGGGATACGGCAGTGCCGAGGCGGCTCTGGTCCGGTGGCGGGAGATCACCGATCATCAGTGGGCGCGGTTCTCCGCCGGTGAGGTCGACTTCGTCACACAGCGACGGGACCGTACCCGCGTCTTTCTCGGCCGGCAGCTGACCGACGACGAGGCCGACGCCTGGTTCCAGCGGTACATAAGGCACTACGAGGCCGCCTGGAGCCTCTTCCCGGATGTGCTGCCCGTCCTGGAGGCCCTCTCCGGCAGTCACCGGCACGCGGTGCTGTCGAACTCCAGCATCACGGTCCAGGAGCACAAGCTGCGTACCCTCGGCCTCCTCGACCGCTTCGAAGCCGTCCTGTGCGCCGCCGAGCTGGGCGTCTCCAAGCCGGAGGCCGGCGCCTTCCTGGCGGCCTGCGAGGCGCTGAACCTGCCGCCGCGCGACGTGGCGTACGTCGGTGACCACCCGGAGATCGACGGGCGGGGCGCCGCCGAGGCAGGGCTGCTGTCCGTGTGGATCGACCGCGGGCCGGCCCGGTCGCGGTCGGCCGACGGCGCTGTCGTGCACAGGATCTCGACCCTCGCCGAACTCCCCGCGCTCGTCCGCGCGGATACCCGTTTTGGAGCCCCGTCCACCTTCGGGTAA
- a CDS encoding MerR family transcriptional regulator produces the protein MRLAELSRRSGVSAATIKYYLREGLLPPGRQINATTAEYDDGHLRRLRLVRAMIQVGRVPVTKVREVLGHVDDDSLPRTIRLGAALWALPQVPEPDEDDEYVQAAHQEVDKLLDQLGWENAKQLITISPAYRSLVVAVAAFRRIGYTFGAELLAPYAELMHRTAVLDLDNMEAYPSEAERVEFAILGVILNEPVKQALHRLAQEEETARRYGFN, from the coding sequence ATGCGGCTCGCCGAACTGAGCAGACGCAGCGGTGTGTCCGCCGCGACGATCAAGTACTACCTGCGCGAAGGGCTGTTGCCGCCGGGGCGCCAGATCAACGCGACGACCGCGGAGTACGACGACGGGCACCTGCGCCGGCTGCGGCTGGTGCGCGCGATGATCCAGGTGGGCCGGGTGCCGGTGACGAAGGTGCGCGAGGTGCTCGGGCACGTGGACGACGACTCCCTGCCCCGCACGATCCGCCTGGGCGCGGCGCTGTGGGCGCTGCCGCAGGTGCCGGAGCCGGATGAGGACGACGAGTACGTCCAGGCCGCGCACCAGGAGGTCGACAAGCTCCTGGACCAGCTCGGCTGGGAGAACGCCAAGCAGCTCATCACCATCTCCCCCGCGTACCGCTCGCTGGTGGTGGCGGTGGCCGCGTTCCGCCGGATCGGCTACACCTTCGGGGCCGAACTGCTCGCGCCGTACGCGGAGTTGATGCACCGGACAGCCGTCCTCGACCTGGACAACATGGAGGCGTACCCGTCGGAGGCGGAGCGGGTCGAGTTCGCGATCCTGGGGGTGATCCTCAACGAGCCGGTGAAGCAAGCGCTGCACCGGCTGGCCCAGGAGGAGGAGACGGCGCGGCGGTACGGCTTCAACTAG
- a CDS encoding DUF4188 domain-containing protein, translated as MVSRTTADAKGDVVVLLIGMRINRFWAVHLWLPVMLAMFRMLRELEKDPARGLRSRVMLTASPRTYYIVQYWESKEKLYAYATAPDAFHHTAWARLNRKERAGKLRGQVGIWHESYIVPEGSYEAIYGDMPAFGLAAAHGQIPLEKRGRYAKDRFAYRSQRAPVAEKTS; from the coding sequence ATGGTGTCCCGTACGACCGCCGACGCGAAGGGCGACGTCGTCGTCCTCCTGATCGGCATGCGCATCAATCGCTTCTGGGCCGTCCATCTGTGGCTGCCGGTGATGCTCGCGATGTTCCGCATGCTGCGGGAGCTGGAGAAGGACCCCGCGCGGGGCCTGCGCAGCCGGGTGATGCTGACGGCGTCGCCGCGCACGTACTACATCGTGCAGTACTGGGAGTCCAAGGAGAAGCTGTACGCCTACGCGACCGCGCCCGACGCCTTCCATCACACGGCCTGGGCGCGCCTCAACCGCAAGGAGCGGGCCGGGAAGCTGCGCGGGCAGGTCGGTATCTGGCACGAGTCGTACATCGTGCCCGAGGGGTCGTACGAGGCGATCTACGGCGACATGCCCGCGTTCGGGCTGGCCGCAGCGCACGGGCAGATCCCGCTGGAGAAGCGGGGCCGGTATGCGAAGGACCGGTTCGCCTACCGGTCGCAGCGGGCACCGGTGGCCGAGAAGACCAGCTGA
- the ndgR gene encoding IclR family transcriptional regulator NdgR: MDNSSGVGVLDKAALVLSALESGPATLAGLVGATGLARPTAHRLAVALEHHRMVARDMQGRFILGPRLAELAAAAGEDRLLATAGPVLTHLRDVTGESAQLYRRQGDMRICVAAAERLSGLRDTVPVGSTLTMKAGSSAQILMAWEEPERLHRGLQGARFTATALSGVRRRGWAQSIGEREPGVASVSAPVRGPSNRVVAAVSVSGPIERLTRHPGRMHAQAVIDAAARLSEALRRSG, encoded by the coding sequence ATGGACAACAGTAGCGGCGTCGGCGTTCTGGACAAGGCGGCCCTCGTCCTGAGCGCTCTGGAGTCCGGTCCGGCCACCCTCGCGGGTCTGGTCGGCGCGACCGGACTGGCACGACCCACGGCTCACCGCCTGGCCGTGGCTTTGGAACACCACCGCATGGTGGCACGCGACATGCAGGGCCGCTTCATTCTCGGCCCGCGTCTCGCGGAGCTGGCGGCGGCGGCCGGCGAGGACCGCCTGCTCGCCACGGCCGGCCCGGTGCTCACGCACCTGCGCGACGTCACGGGCGAGAGCGCGCAGCTCTACCGGCGCCAGGGCGACATGCGCATCTGCGTGGCCGCCGCGGAACGTCTGTCCGGCCTTCGGGACACGGTCCCGGTCGGTTCCACGCTGACCATGAAGGCCGGCTCCTCGGCGCAGATCCTGATGGCCTGGGAGGAGCCCGAGCGGCTGCACCGCGGCCTGCAGGGCGCCCGCTTCACGGCGACGGCCCTGTCGGGCGTACGGCGGCGCGGCTGGGCCCAGTCCATCGGCGAGCGCGAGCCGGGCGTCGCGTCCGTCTCCGCGCCCGTACGCGGCCCCTCCAACCGCGTGGTGGCCGCGGTGTCCGTCTCCGGCCCGATCGAGCGCCTGACGCGCCATCCCGGCCGTATGCACGCCCAGGCGGTCATCGACGCCGCCGCCCGCCTCTCCGAGGCCCTGCGCCGCTCGGGCTGA
- the leuC gene encoding 3-isopropylmalate dehydratase large subunit: MGRTLAEKVWDDHVVRRAEGEPDLLFIDLHLLHEVTSPQAFDGLRQNGRRVRRLDLTIATEDHNTPTLDIDKPIADPVSRAQLETLRKNCAEFGVRLHPLGDVEQGVVHVVGPQLGLTQPGTTVVCGDSHTSTHGAFGALAFGIGTSQVEHVLATQTLPLARPKTMAITVEGELPDGVTAKDLILAIIAKIGTGGGQGYILEYRGSAIEKLSMEARMTICNMSIEAGARAGMIAPDETTFEYLKGRPHAPEGEEWDAAVAYWKTLKTDADAEFDAEVVIDAAALSPFVTWGTNPGQGAPLSASVPDPASYEDASERLAAEKALEYMGLEAGQPLRSIKVDTVFVGSCTNGRIEDLRAAASIVKDRKVADGVRMLVVPGSARVGLQAVSEGLDVVFKEAGAEWRHAGCSMCLGMNPDQLAPGERSASTSNRNFEGRQGKGGRTHLVSPQVAAATAVLGHLASPADLTDVRTPAGV, translated from the coding sequence ATGGGTAGGACACTCGCGGAGAAGGTCTGGGACGACCATGTCGTCCGGCGCGCCGAAGGCGAGCCCGACCTCCTCTTCATCGATCTGCACCTGCTGCACGAGGTGACCAGCCCGCAGGCCTTCGACGGCCTGAGGCAGAACGGCCGCCGGGTGCGCCGCCTCGACCTCACCATCGCCACCGAGGACCACAACACCCCGACCCTCGACATCGACAAGCCCATCGCCGACCCGGTGTCCCGCGCCCAGCTGGAGACGCTGCGCAAGAACTGCGCCGAGTTCGGTGTACGGCTGCACCCGCTGGGCGACGTCGAGCAGGGCGTCGTCCACGTCGTCGGCCCGCAGCTGGGCCTGACCCAGCCCGGTACGACCGTGGTCTGCGGTGACTCGCACACCTCCACGCACGGCGCCTTCGGCGCGCTGGCGTTCGGCATCGGCACCTCGCAGGTCGAGCACGTGCTGGCCACCCAGACGCTGCCGCTGGCCCGACCGAAGACCATGGCCATCACCGTCGAGGGCGAGCTGCCCGACGGCGTCACCGCCAAGGACCTGATCCTGGCGATCATCGCGAAGATCGGCACCGGCGGCGGCCAGGGCTACATCCTGGAGTACCGCGGCTCCGCCATCGAGAAGCTCTCGATGGAGGCCCGGATGACCATCTGCAACATGTCGATCGAGGCCGGCGCCCGCGCGGGCATGATCGCCCCCGACGAGACCACCTTCGAGTACCTCAAGGGCCGCCCGCACGCCCCCGAGGGCGAGGAGTGGGACGCCGCCGTCGCGTACTGGAAGACGCTGAAGACGGACGCGGACGCCGAGTTCGACGCCGAGGTCGTCATCGACGCCGCGGCACTGTCCCCGTTCGTCACCTGGGGCACCAACCCCGGCCAGGGCGCGCCGCTTTCGGCGTCCGTCCCCGACCCGGCTTCGTACGAAGACGCTTCGGAGCGCCTGGCCGCCGAAAAGGCCCTGGAATACATGGGGTTGGAGGCCGGCCAGCCGCTGCGCTCCATCAAGGTGGACACCGTCTTCGTAGGCTCCTGCACCAACGGCCGCATCGAGGACCTGCGTGCCGCCGCGAGCATCGTGAAGGACCGCAAAGTCGCTGACGGCGTACGGATGCTGGTCGTCCCGGGCTCCGCGCGGGTCGGTCTGCAGGCCGTCTCCGAGGGCCTGGACGTGGTCTTCAAGGAGGCCGGCGCCGAATGGCGGCACGCGGGCTGCTCGATGTGCCTCGGCATGAACCCCGACCAGCTGGCCCCGGGTGAGCGCTCCGCGTCCACCTCCAACCGCAACTTCGAGGGCCGGCAGGGCAAGGGTGGCCGTACGCACCTGGTGTCGCCGCAGGTCGCGGCCGCCACTGCCGTGCTGGGCCATCTGGCCTCCCCGGCCGACCTGACCGACGTCCGTACGCCCGCTGGAGTCTGA
- the leuD gene encoding 3-isopropylmalate dehydratase small subunit, with translation MEAFTTHTGRAVPLRRSNVDTDQIIPAHWLKKVTRDGFEDGLFEAWRKDENFILNRPERQGATVLVAGPDFGTGSSREHAVWALQNYGFKAVISARFADIFRGNSLKNGLLTVVLDQKIVDALWELTEADPTAEVTVDLEAREVRAEGITASFELDENSRWRLLNGLDDISITLRNEPDIAAYEAKRPAHKPRTLQA, from the coding sequence ATGGAAGCCTTCACCACGCACACCGGTCGGGCCGTGCCGCTGCGCCGCAGCAACGTCGACACCGACCAGATCATCCCTGCTCACTGGCTCAAGAAGGTCACCCGGGACGGTTTCGAGGACGGGCTGTTCGAGGCCTGGCGCAAGGACGAGAACTTCATCCTCAACCGCCCCGAGCGGCAGGGCGCCACGGTCCTGGTCGCCGGCCCCGACTTCGGCACCGGCTCCTCTCGTGAGCACGCCGTCTGGGCGCTGCAGAACTACGGCTTCAAGGCCGTGATCTCCGCCCGTTTCGCGGACATCTTCCGGGGCAACTCGCTGAAGAACGGCCTGCTCACGGTGGTTCTGGACCAGAAGATCGTGGACGCGCTGTGGGAGCTGACGGAAGCGGACCCCACGGCTGAGGTCACTGTGGACCTTGAGGCGCGTGAGGTGCGCGCCGAGGGCATCACCGCCTCCTTCGAACTGGACGAGAACTCCCGCTGGCGGCTGCTGAACGGCCTGGACGACATCTCCATCACGCTCCGGAATGAGCCCGACATCGCCGCGTACGAGGCCAAGCGGCCCGCCCACAAGCCGCGGACCCTCCAGGCCTGA